The Acaryochloris sp. CCMEE 5410 nucleotide sequence CATTCTCGAAGCTGCCTGGTCCCCATATGCTCATCGCTTATCCCCTGGTGAGTTCCAGGGACAATTTACCGTGAGGAAAGAGGATAAGCCAAGGGTGCAGGGGTTGGACAGTTATGGGGCAAGACAATAACGAATGATGATTTTTTCGGGCTAGGCACGAAAAACCCCAAAGATTTTAAATGCTGGTTTCACATCTAGAGGTCGCTTCGTCAATTAGGTTTAAAGTCGATTGAAAGGTCCACCGCATTCAAGATCGCTGCCAATGTCTCCAAAGTTGGATTGCCATTGCCTGATAACAATCGATGAAGATGTTGACGTGTGATGTCGGCTGCCGTAGCAATATCCTTGACATTGCCCTTGGCTTCGATCACATTCTTGAGTGCCAGCAAGAACGCCTCTGTATTGCCGTCCTCAAGGGTTTCGTCGAGAGCAATCTTCAGATATCTTGCGGCATAATCGGAATTCGAAAGTCTGATCAGTAGGTCATCTTGATAGCTTTTTACGGGCATCGTCTAAGCTCCTCCTTGTTCATCTTTGTAAGCAGCCCATAGCTTTTGTGCCGTTTTGATATCCTTGTTTTGCTGTTTTTTGGACCCTCCCAAGAGTAAGAGAATGATTTGCCCCTTCATCTTGCCAAAATAGAGTCGGTAGCCTGGACCGAAAAAGAATCGCAATTCATAGATCCCTGCTCCTACCTGCTTGTGATCCCCAAAATTTCCTAACCTCAGCCGATCTAGCCGAACATCAATTCTTGCTTGGGAGTTAGGATCAAGGTTATCAAACCATTCATCAAAAGGGCATTGACCAGCAACCGTGACATATTTTTGAATGTCCCACTGCTGTTGATTCATGCTACCTCCTATTTATGAGTGTCGCATAAATGTGACAGTAATGGACATCTTCAACTTTTAGGTCGCGAATGTATCCCTGATGCTACTACCTCTCAAAATTCCTCGATAGCCTGGTTAAGCGCTAGAGGCAGACCCCAGAAATTCCTAGGATAAGTCCAAGGATAGGGTTGTAGTTTCTGATTACTTTTCTTAGTACTTTCTAAGACGTTGGGTTTCCCCCTCGGCCTATTTCTCCATCTCTAGAAAGAAGATAGTCAACGGCACGTTTAAGTTGTTTTGCTTCTTCACGAGTCTCTAGCATGGCTTCAGATAACACACCCATTTGAGCTTGTAATCCCAGTTGCCCTTCCATGAGACGTTCAAAGGCAGATTGTTGCTTTTCCTGCACTTGGAGAACACTTTCAATGGAACGTTGCTGATTGTCTTGAATATTAACCAAGCGTTCAAGCATTTGTTCAATGCGATCCAGTCGATCCGGTTGGCTAGCAGTCATATTTGAACTCCCTCAACGTCATCAGGTTCCCAGTCAATTTCAACCAAGTCAGCAATTGTTTTCAGTCCAAAGTATTTGCAAAGTTGGGTGACGGTATGGTTATCAATCCGGTCAAAATGTCCGCGATAGATTTTTCCAACCGTAGTCGGACTAAGCCCGGTTCGAGCAGAGAGGGTTTTTTGGTCAATCCCCACCTGTTCCATTAATTCTGGCAATTTAGTAATCACTTTCATAACTCCATCGTACTATCCAACGATAACACGATATCAGTTTCATGTTGACATGATATTAGTATCGTGGTATTATCAGAGCATACCGAAGGAAAAGGAAAGCGCCTTAAGAAAGGCTTCCACCACAACCAAAGACCGGGCGACAGCGACCTTCCCCCAACTGCTAGCAACCACCTGAAGCTGGTGCCGCGACCGTAAGGCGATGCCTTCTAAGGCTAAAAACTAGAGACGATTCAAAAAACTTTCATTGACGAGAGCCGCTGCACTTCCGGCAAGAACTTCAGCGGCTCTCTTGCACACCTACAAAGAGGTATTAGCCAATGCTAAACGATCCGATGACCCAGGCTTGGCAACCCTGGACTGATGCTGAGATGTCTGAGCGAAATAAAGCTGTTTCCGGTAACTGGATTCTAGCCTTTTTCCAAGATGGCTATTCTCACGACACTATTGATTCTGGGGATTCTAAGGATTGCGTACCAGATACCCATCCAGAGGATAACTAGCTCACTCCGTTCTTATTCCGCGCCCTGGTCCTGACTGGGGCGCAGCGGGAGCTGATTAACGATAAATCTGTCACTTAGGCTAGGATCGATTCATGACATCAACGACTAACGATCACAACCCATTTCTAAAAACCGCCACACAGATTGCAACGATAACGCTGGCAGTCCTTGCTGTACTAACCACCTTTGGCGCAGTCCTTGTATTCGTTATCCACTCAGTCATCGCCACGGATGTTGCCCCAAGGTTAGATCGACTTGAGGTTGCAGTGAATGATTTGAATGTCCGGGTTGAGCGCCTAGAGACAGGTCAACAAGACATCATCAAGCTGTTGACCTCTAAAAAGAATCTCTAACCCCATCCTTTTCCCCAATACTTCCAAAATCCCCTGGTAAGTGAACCAGGGGATTTTGCTATACCCTCTCTCCGTCCCTGCAGTTTTTCAAAGGAACCCCCTGGAAAGGAGGTATTTTATTATGCTGCTAAATATTCAACAAATTGCGATCTCTCAAATCACCCAGGACGATGTACACAGACTCTTAGAAGCCAAACCATCTGATGGGAAAGCTCTCGTCTACTCCTCTCACTGCCTAGCTTGTGGGTTGATTGTCCTCATATCTGAAGAAGATGAGTATCGGCAGTCGGATTTCGCGGATTACTCCTCAGCTATGCAACGGGTAATAGAGTGGGCACACCAGCGAGGGGCCTCATATCTAATGCTTTCTGAAGATGGCGAAGAGGTGGACCTTGTTGATACTTCATACAATGCTTCAACCCACTATGATGAGGTCATGGAGGCACAACATGAAACGCATCAAGGTTGAGAGATGGTATTTGGATCAACAGCTCCGCATTAGTCACCCTTCAGGAGTAAATAAGACAGTCATCCGCTATACCCCATCACTTGAGTATGATGATTTACCGTGGTGCAATCGCCGAAAAAGCGAACTAAAGGTCATTGGAACTGAAGATATTGCCAAGCTAGCACTTTATGCAGGTGCATACTCCCGCTTGTGGATTGGCCCTTTGGATGGAATTGTTGCCCCAATGGACATTCAACCAGAAGGATGGACCTATGCCAGCGGAGATCCTTTAGAGCCTTCATGGTGGTGGCAATGGCATCCCTCTGATACGGCGAAGGAATTAATCATGGGGGATCTGTCTGAGCGTAACCCATTAGAGGTGAAGACTTTTAAGCATATGGCACCTATTCAATTGCAGAGAAAAACTGGACCATTGACGGATGTCCAGGCAATAGATGTGATTCGATTACCTGGACTTATAAAAAATGGCGTGCCATTTATCTTTGAGACCGAATTATGAAGAAGCTCACTAACCTACAAAAGGCTTTAGCTAGCAAATCTGGAAAGGTATGCGTGACAATTATCCGAGATGATGTCCTAAAAGTCGTTTTTGGAGCAACTCCTGAGTTAGATATTGTTGATGAGCTACAGACGCTTACTAGAAACGAATGTTTTGAGTTAATTCCCGGATCATCTATTCAATACTGGAACTTTAAAGTATCGAAACCACAAAGCGCCTTTGAAGTGGGCAAGGCTATTGTTCAGGACTTAAAAGAGAAAGGCATTGAAGTTGAAGTTGAAATTGGAACGGGTCGTTTCCAAAACCTAACTTTTTCAACTGTAGATACAGATACTTTTCTCCAGTCCTCAATTGATGACAAAAGGTAGAAGGAAGTACCTAATTATCCCCACTCAATTCACACCTATTAATTGATTTCACACCTATTAATTCCCCTGGCTGATTCGCTGGGGGTTTCGCATATCTGGAGAAAATCCTATGACCGTATCAATCCCACCACTCACCCTCAAAAGCCCAGTCAACCTTGTCAGCCACAGTATCAACCCCGATGATCGCCCCATCCTCGAACAGATCTCAAGAATCGCCCCGAATCTTTCCCAGGACGAACTTGCGGCCCTTAGTATCGCTTCTTTGTATGGAGGCTACGAACCTAGATCTGTGGATGTGGATTTAGCTGTTTGTACTTCTAGTACTTTCGAGCAGTGCATCAACCTAATCCAAGACCTCTCGCAATCTGGCAAGGTCGCCTTAGTGCGAAGTATCACTGAACTGCTAGCAGCATCACACATCACCCCCGATGTTGCTTTGCCAGTCCTGCCCCTAGTCCCACCAACTCATCCTGAGAATGCTTGGTGTGTGCTGTCGATAGAGCAAGCGATTGCCTTTGCCAAGGCTGGACGGATGGACCCATCTATCCTGGTCTGGGGTTTCTCTCAGCAGTCGCTCCAAGTGATTCCCCCTGATCTTCTGGCTGCTGCCAATGAGAGCTTGCCAGGACTCCTAGAATCCCTCACTCTACCCCTTCATCAAGAGGCCACTAATGATGCAAACCCAAGATAGGCCCCAAGCCCCACCCCAACAGCAAGCCCATGTCCGACCCCTCGGATTTGGTGAAAGTCCCAGTGGCCTTGCGATATTCTGCAATCGGGCCAATACCAATACTTGGTATACCCTTAATCAAGCTTCCCAACCGGAAGAACTCCCTTACCCTGCCCTCACGGGTTATCTCCAAAGTATTGAATTTATCAAGACCGAGTACAAAGGAAAACCCAAGACCAAACTCAGGTTTAAGATGATGGCTCATCGTCCCTGTACTCTGGAAGCGGGTTCTGAGTCCACGTTTACGAAGGGATTCTTGAGTGCGATCGCAAGTTTGACACCGGAACATCTCCGCTACCCCATCACCATTGAGGCCGTCCCCGCTGATGAAGAGAAAGTGCTGTTCTGCGCTGTGTGGCTGATGGGTCAGAAGGTCAGAACGCAATGGGACGAGCAAACGAACTGGCGGGAGGTCGCTAGACGAGCCAAGGATAATGTGGCGCAGCTTCAGCGTGAGTGATGAATCCGATCATCGACTGGCAATCCCTGAAGAACCTGACGGAGTATTGCCGGGAGGATATCAAGGGCTTCTGTGAGGATGAGGGGCTTCCGGTTTATCCCGGTCGCCTTCATCCCTTCCAAGCTCTGTTTCTCCGCAATTTGCTGTTGTGCAACTGGTCGGTGCGTGAGGGGTATTTCGCTTATTACTGGCAGGCTCAGCAAGCCTTCGAATTGTTCTGGGCAGAGTTACCGGATGATGTCACCGATTGCCAGTTGGCGGCATCTTGGATGGTCTGGTGTGAGGGGAGCTTGAAATAAAAAACAGCTTCGGTAAGGAGAAGCTGTCGAGATCCACTTTTTTGGTGAAGCGATGGAATTATCTATTCTCACCCTTCTATTAGTGAGGATGCCCAACTTGAGGCGAAGAATGACAAAGCAGTATGGAAAAGGGCGACCTGGAGTATATTAGACCGCCCTCAAATGATTGCTGTTCATACAATCTGAATGAAATTTAACACAGTCTCAGATTCTATGTTTTGGGTTTTAACAAATTAGTCTAACCGAATGAGTAAAAGGGCAATCCATAGTCAGGAAAATTGCCCCGACTAAAGCATAAGATGCTTCTGTTTCATACCTACAAATCTATCACGTTCACCAAGATAATCCTTACTATCTATACATTTCTGCATTTTCATGACTGCTGTATTTATGAAGAATTAGGGCAATTAAAATAGCCTTGATTCCCGCTTTATTTTGGGAAAATCATTATGACAATCACCGTCGTTAATCTTCGCCACAATCGCAATGTCAAGGGCTACCGCTGCGACCGTGCCAGCGTCCTTGGTAATCCCTTTCATATGTTCCATGAATCTGAGCGAATGGCAGTGGTCGCAGCGTTCCGTGAATACCTCCATGAAGTCGCCAACCTGGGAGCCAATCCCGTTGATGTGGTTTCAGGGCTAGCTGAAAAGTACAACGTCCAGGTCTCAGGCATGTGGAAGCGCCCCAATCGTACTCAAGTGATGGCAGAGCTAGCCAAGCTGGAGGCCATGCCAGAAGTGAAGTTGCTCTGCTGGTGCGCTCCCTTGGCCTGCCACGGCGATGTCATTAAGTCCTACCTGGCGTGGAAGCACAAGGAAGCTGGCAGGTAGGTCTGTAGTGAACCAATCGAACAAAGAGGCGACCCACGGTTAGAGAGAATCGCCTCAGCTAAAACCAATAAACATTCTAGGAGAAACGTAACATGTTTACCCGTAATGTGCGGCGGCTCTATCAGCCGTCCGTTAAACAATGCTGCGATTGTCACGAGTATAAAGTGGCAATTGCCTACCAAATCATTCCCCTGCGTCGTACAGGTGGCAACCACATCTGGTGGCTATGCCGGGACTGTGGGGCATCACGAGGAATCTTTCCCACCCCAGAGTTGAGCAGACGGCTAATGCGACTGGAAGAAAAGGAACGCTCTGAGCAACGAGCAAAAGTCGTAACTCTTGCCCCTCGACCTGCCGCTCTCTCATCAGGGGCGTAAGACGTGACCTTCCACGCCGATGTCGGCCTAAGACTCACTTTTGAACATCTGAAAAATCGCATCACTCAAATAGGAGGTAAATCATGCCATGCCTTGAACCATTGACAGCCTCAATCGAGATTTTGGAGTTGCGGGAAGTGGACTGTGATTGGATGGGTGACCTGCTCGGTTACTTTGCTATGGGTCATTATGAGCCAGCCACTTTTGCTCAGGCGGTCAACGCTGAATATGATCCAGACATCCCGGCTGAAGCCCATCAGATCTGCCATGAGTTTTGGGTTGAAGTTTCCTTAGAGCCAGATGAACTGGACTGTAACTGCACTTGCCTTAAGACCTGTAAGGCGGATGTGGATGGTGCATTTGCCGTTACCTATATCGAACTTTAACGGTAACCACAACCCCAATTAGCCAATTGAATATTGGAGGAAAATCCCATGAGCAATTTAGTGTACTCGCCTCAGCATCATCTGGTGTACTTCCTCGGGACGCTCAGAAGACAAAACGGCACCCGTCTCAAGGTGTTCTCAACAGTCTCCAGACAGCACGTTCTGATGATTGCCAAGGACAAATCCGGGGAGTGGAGTAAGAACTTCACCACAGTCAAAATCACAGATTTACGCCCCGCTGTTCGACTCAAGTTGTGTTGTTAGGGGCAGGATCATGAGCGCCACCCAAATGGTCTTGCCCCTCCAGGTGCCCGGTGTTTCGACGCTCCCCGATCTGTCCACCTATGACCGTATCTTGGTTGCGTTCTCTGGTGGTAAGGATTCGATCTGTTGTCTGCTTCGACTACTGGAATTAGGCGTACCCAAGGGCAGGATTGAATTGCATCATCACCTTGTCGATGGTCTAAGCAATACTCCAGTCAATTCCCAAATCTCCACTTTGTTCGATTGGCCTATCACGGAAAGCTACAGCCGAAAGTTTGCCCAAGCCTTCGACCTTCCGATTTACATGAGCTGGCTGGAGGGTGGTCTAGAACGAGAAATGTGCCGCGACAACCAACCCAAGGCACCCACTCACTTCCAGACGCCTGATGGTGAGCAGGTCTCTGGAGGGCAAGGCAAGCCTGGAACTCGTTGCAAGTTTCCTGCCAAAGTTGCGGACCTTAAGACCCGTTGGTGTTCTTCGTATCTGAAGATTGATGTTCTCAGC carries:
- a CDS encoding DNA-binding protein, translated to MPVKSYQDDLLIRLSNSDYAARYLKIALDETLEDGNTEAFLLALKNVIEAKGNVKDIATAADITRQHLHRLLSGNGNPTLETLAAILNAVDLSIDFKPN
- a CDS encoding DUF4326 domain-containing protein — protein: MTITVVNLRHNRNVKGYRCDRASVLGNPFHMFHESERMAVVAAFREYLHEVANLGANPVDVVSGLAEKYNVQVSGMWKRPNRTQVMAELAKLEAMPEVKLLCWCAPLACHGDVIKSYLAWKHKEAGR
- a CDS encoding type II toxin-antitoxin system RelE/ParE family toxin, whose translation is MNQQQWDIQKYVTVAGQCPFDEWFDNLDPNSQARIDVRLDRLRLGNFGDHKQVGAGIYELRFFFGPGYRLYFGKMKGQIILLLLGGSKKQQNKDIKTAQKLWAAYKDEQGGA
- a CDS encoding helix-turn-helix transcriptional regulator codes for the protein MKVITKLPELMEQVGIDQKTLSARTGLSPTTVGKIYRGHFDRIDNHTVTQLCKYFGLKTIADLVEIDWEPDDVEGVQI